The genomic stretch TTTCAAGCCGTACGATGTGCGGCTGACGCAGTTGAAGTTCCGCGGCGTCCTCGATGGTCACGATTCGCTCGGTATCGGGAATAAACGACGAGAGATTGTTCAGCAGGGTCGTCTTACCTGAACCCGTGCCGCCGACGATCAGAATGTTCATGTGGGAGATGACGCAGGCGCGCAGAAAGTCAACCATCTCCTTGGTGATTGAGCCGAACTTGAGATAGTCATCCCATGTGATCGGATCGGTACCGAACCGCCGAATTGACATGGAAGGGCCGTCGATCGCCAGGGGTGGAATGACCGCGTTGACGCGGGAACCGTCCTTAAGCCGGGCGTCGACCATCGGCGAGACTTCGTCGCAACGACGTCCGATCGACGACACAATCTTGTCGATGACGTGCAGCAGGTGCGAATTGTCCTTGAAGGTCACCTGCGACAGCTGGAGCCGACCTTTGCGTTCGACATAGACCTGCTTGGGTCCGTTGATGAGAATGTCGCTGACATGCGGATCGGCCAGCAGCGCCTCGAGCGGCCCGAGCCCGAAAGTTTCGTTGAGAATCTCGGTGACGAGCCGCTGTCGCTCGCTGAAGTTCAGCAGGACGTTTTCCTCTTCGCAGAGGTTGACAATGACCTGCCGGACTTCCTCCTTGACCTCGTCGCCCTTGCGCCGGCCGATCTCGGCCAGGTCGAGCGTGTCAACCAGCTTCTTGTGAATGCGCGTCTTGAGTGCGTAGAACTCATCGGACTTATCCGCGCCGGCCTTGCCGCCCGGGCGCGGCACGACGGCCGTCGCCTTCAATGCGACGTCGGATGATGGAGTAGAAGCGGTGCCGTCACCGGATTCGGCGGTCGGACTCTTGGGAACTTTCAAAGTGGGAATCTTGGACTTACCGAACATGCGCGCGAATCCTCCTCGAAGGCTCGTTCTCACACGGAAGCAGGCTGAATTTCCCCGGTGTCATCCAAAACATACAATCCAAGCCCGTTCCGCGCGTCCGCAGTTGGATCACTCCGGACACATTCACTGACCATCGAAATGCCCGCGAGATAACGGACGGCTGTCCGAATCCATATCACGAGCGCTCGGCATGGCGTTACCGGCCGTGATTTCACGCGCGGCAGATCACGACGCACCGAGTCCGGTCATACATCGGTTGTTTCATCGAGGAGGTTTGGCGTGGAGTTTGGCGCGCGCGTCCGTAAAATCGCCGGCGCTTCGGATCGACAAAACGGCTACACGGATGCCGCCGCGGCGCCGGCCTTGGCGCCGCTGCCGGGTTTTCCGCCGAAGATCCGCCCGAGCAGCCCGCCCTTGTTCTTTGGATCGCCATTGGTGAATTTTTCGGGCGAGTGAATCCGCTGGGCCAATTCGTGTATTTCCTGCCGAATCTTCGATCGCTCGGCATACAACTTGAGAGGCTGTCCGATATTGATGCTCGAGCTGATGACTTTCCAGTCGTCGGAGATCGCCGCGAACATCGGGCGATTCAATATCGACTCGACCTGTTCCACGTCCAAATGGGCCGACTCTCGTCCGAGCCGGTTCACCAGGAACGAAATCCGCTCGGGATTGAACCCTTGAGCGCTCAGCTCCTGAACCATTCGATCCGTATTGCGAACGCTGGTCACGAGCAATTGCAGCAGCATGAAATTGAAGTCGGCCGCGTCCAGCACCGCGCGGCCGCCCGGATCGTGCCGTGTCGGACCGTCGACGACGACATATGCGCACAAAGACTGGAGGCTGGTGAAAACATTTGCGCAGTGAGCCGCGGTGATCATCTCGGCCTGGGCGAACGAGTGCGGCCGCCGCAAGACATAGACACCGGACTCATGCTTGATCAAAGCCCGCAGGACCATTTCCGGATCCAACTCCTCGGGCGTCGAACACAGATCGGCGACGGTGTATTGTCCCTGGACGTCCAACAGCGTGGCAACGTGACCGAATCGGAAATCGAGATCGACGACCACGACGCGTTCGTCGGGACCGACGATGTCCGCCAGTTCCACACCGAGGTTTGTTGCGATGGTCGTGCAGCCGACGCCGCCGGCGCTTCCCATCATGGATATCAACTTGCCGGGTTCCTTCTTTCCGGGATTGGCGGAGATGATTCGAGAGACCGCGGCCTGAAGTTCGTCGAGGTTGAGCGGTTTTAGCAGATACTCCTTCACGCCCGATTTCATGGCCCGAAGCACAACTTCCCCGTCGGACTGTCTGCTGATCGCGAAAATGGGCAGATCGCTGCGCGCCTCTCGCAATTGTCGAAGGCACTCGAGGACGACGGCGGGATTCGGATCCAGATCAGCGAGGAGCAGATCGCAAGGGAACTGCATCACGGCCTGCGGCAACAGGCTGGGTTCGTCGAGTTCGGCGACAATTCTGAAATAGGGCAGGGAGGTGAGCGAGCGGCGCAGTTCCGGTGCCTCGGACTCGTTCGACGTGAATACGATCGTTCGTACGGTCTGCGCCATGGTGGTCCAAGAGCGGTGTCACGATTCCCGGAATCACGAAACCCAGCCGCAGTCGGCCGGGCCGCAAGACGTTCGCCCGTCCTGCCGAACGTCCGGGAACCTTCTCCGAACTTCCTTTCCCGGAGATACGAACGTCGGGAAAACGGAGCCGGAAGTATCGACGCTCCGAACCCCTTATCGGCCGCCGCGACCGGCTGCTTGATCAGCCGGTCGCGGCATACCGAAGGATTAATCAGGTTATTGGATCAAGCGGACCGGTCGCTTTCCACCCAGTTCCTTGAAAATCTGCTTGAGTTGGTTGATGTACAGCGGCTGGTTCCCGTTCGAAGGATCCGGTGAGTTATCGGCGTAGTAGTAGTGGTTCGCCGACGTGGCCGTGTCCGACAGCAATTCGTCGTCGACGTCACCGCCGACACCCACGGTGTAGATTGTAATTCCCTTGGACTTGGCCAGGTCCGCTCGATCAGCGACCCAACTCAACGCGCCGGACGAGTTATTGCCGGTGACTGATCCGTTCTGAGCCACGTTGGGCTTGCCGTCCGTAAGGAGGATCATGACTTTCGACGCGGCGGTGCGAGCACGATTGCTCGTGAGTTCCTGGATACCCCGGTCGAGGCCTGCGCCGATGTTGGTGTAAGGCGTGTCGTGGCCGGCCTGGTACTTCCTCAATTCATCGGGGATTTCCTGGAGCTTGTCCTCCAGGCTTTCTCCCAGACCTGGAACGCACAGATCCATCCGATGCTGACCATACTGAGCGAAGGTTTCCAGCGATACATGATCCTGCGTCTCGAGGTAGATGAGCTCATCGATCATGGTCTGGACGGCGTTCTTAACGGAGAACAGCGGCTCTTCCGGGGTGTTCTTCAGCTCGGGCGTCTCGGAATTCGACTCCTGACTCTCCAGGAGGAAGTTGACGAATGTCTTGATTCCGTACCGGTGAACGAGGCTGGAGTCCGTGACGGCCATCTGGGTTGACGTCGATCGGACGTAGTCGATGTAGGCATCCCATGAACCGGAGTTGAATGGATAGGCGACGGTGTGCGTCAATTCGCCTGAATCGACCTTGGTGTCACCGTTGCCGGTGCCGGTGTACTTGCCGCCACTCATGCCGCTCTTCCAGCCGGCCAATCCAAGCAGGACGCGCACGCGACGCTTGAAGTGATTGGTGTCGCTGTCGTAGGTGCTTGACAGGAGTGCCGTCCTTTCGGCAGCGGAGTATCCGGCCTCCGTCAGATTCGCGATGACGTCGGCGTCAGTCGTTGTGCTGCTGCGCGGAATCCGATAAAGCCCCGAATCGCTGGCCGCGTTGTAGGAACCCAGCACGATCGGGTCGCCGAAGCTCGTCATCCAGCCCCATCGAGGTCCCTTGGGATTCAGGCTTCCACCCGACGGCTCTTCACCGGCGTCGGGATGTCCACCGGCGGCCTGCGGCTTGCCGGCGCCGTTTGACGGCTGGTTGTCCCCGGCGGCGCAGGTCGATGCAGGCGCGGAGGGATTGGCCCCATTCTTCACACCGGGCTTGCCCTTGGCGACGGGCAGAGCAAGCCAGATTTCCTTGAGGTTGATCTGGACGCCATCGATATAACCTGCTTTTTCGGAAGCGAATCGCTTGTGGTGGCGAAGCTCGCTGTCGTCGTTCATTGAGCCGGACAGGTCAACGACCATCGCGATATCGCGAGGCACGAGCATCGCGACCGCGCTGGCCTGAAGGCGCGCGCCCGTCATGCCGAAGGTCTTGGCGAAAAGGAGCGACACGGGCCCGTCACTGACGGTCTGATCGCGTTTGAGGTGAACGCGAACAGAATCGAACGGCAGTTCACCCTCGTGGAATTCATACCGATTGCCGATCAACTCCGCGTGACCAAAGGTCACGTCCGCATCGACCAGGTCGGCATCCTCGCCCATGACATTATTGAACTTGGCGAACTTTTTCGCTTCGGCAGTTGCCAGTCCGGTCGCGTTTTCGGTCGCTCCGAGCTGGGATGCGGCGGCCAGCGCCGCTGCATCGGCTGCGCTTTGGAGTTCCTGCTTGGCGCTGTACATCAAGCCTGTATCGATCGCGAGTGCCGCGACGCCCAGGCCCACTGTTCCGCCAAACAACACCGTCTGTATCATGACGGCTCCGCGCCGTCTGCGTCCCTTACCCCACCAGTTGCGCAAGAACATGGTCGATCCCCCCAATAAACTCCCGAAAGCCGATGCGGGTCGCATGCCCTTCGCGGCTCTCAAGTTCTCCCAAGCCGACCGAATCACGAGCCTGACCCGATGTCAAACTCGCGAACGGCGAAATCAAGCCTCCTCTTACTTCTCCTCAAAATCCGCCAGACCCCACGGACCCCGCAACGCGAATTGCGACGTCGGCCAGCGGCTCGTGCCGCCCGGGCGAGTCTTGACCGGATATCTTTCCCGGGGCACTTCATCGGATTCCGAGCGCGCCAGCGGCTGGCCTTCGAGCTTCTGCAATCCGAACAGCTCGAAATCCGTGGGCTCCGTCATGAGACTGCCCGGCGGCGGCGGAACCTGCTGCGGATCGAGCGGCTCCACAAGCTGCGGCGTGACGAGCACGACCAGTTCCGTCATCGATCGCTCATAAGCCGTCGAACTGAACATCGCGCCAAGCACGGGTAAATCGCCCAGGCCGGGAATCTTCGATGCGTTCGCTCGAATCCGATCATTCAGCAGGCCGGCGATGGCAAAGGTCTGGCCATTTCCGCATTCAATTGTCGATTCCACGCGACGCGTCGTGAAGGTGAACAGCGGGAATCCGCCGACAACGGTTGTCGTTGGGACCGCTTCACTTACTTCGCTCATGACGTGCAGTCGAATGATCTGCCCATTCAGGATGGTGGGCGTAAAGCCGAGGCGTACGCCGAATTCCCTGTATTCCACCGTGATCGCTCCCGCGCTGGCGCCGGCCTGCGCCACGGGAATCGGCACTTCACCGCCGGCAAGGAACGAAGCGGTCTGCCCGCTGATCGCGACGAGATTCGGTTCGGCCAAGGTCCGGGCGAGGCCGTTTTCCCTGAGAGCGTTCAGGAAGACCTGAAACTCAGCCTTGGGAAACCCGAAGGTGATGTTGGTGTTCGGGCCGTTTCCGACGCCCGCCACGCCGTACAACTGCTGGCCGGTCAGTACATTCGCCAGGCCGCTGCTGCTGAAGACGGTGGGATTGATATTCGCAACATTGTTCGCGAAGAAGAAGTCGCGCGACCAATCCGAAGCGCCGACCGCCCAGTTGACGCCGAGCTGCCGGCTGGCTTCCTTGTTCACTTCCGCGACGACGACTCGCAACATCGTCTGCTGAACGCCCGCGACCGTCAGATTGCTGCGCACTTCGCCGCCCTGGACCAGGCCGGCCATTCCGACGATTTTCGCCGCGGTGTCTGCGTCGGGAACAGTGCCTGTCAGCATGATGACACCGTTGACGCTTCGAGCTTCGATTCGACTGGTCGGCGCATTCGATGCGATGAACGATGTCAGCGCGCTCATGTCCAGTTCAACATCGATATGGAATGTCTTCTGCTGATCGCCGAATCGAAGCAGTAGCTGGGTCGATCCGTATGTTTTGCCGCTCACGACGATACGCGTCGGTGAGACCAGGTAGAAATCCGCGATGTTCGGATCCGCGACTTGAACGCCGTCAGCCTTCTGCTTGAGGTTGATCACCGCGGTCGAGTTCCTCGAGACGCGGACTCGTTCGGCGTTTTCGCGGTCCACGTGGACGGACTCAATGAAACTGTCTGCCGACGCCGGTTCGGGATTCGACCGAACGGACGTGGAATCGCCGCCCCGGAGTGCGGTCGCCGCATCGTCGTTGGCCTGCGCGATCGACGTGGGGCGATTGGCCGCCATTCCGGCGTCCGGATCACTTTTCGCCGGCGGATCACCGGCGAAGACCGCGCTGGAGAATCCAAGACAAAGGACGCTCAGCGTGGCCGCCAGCCGCGCCGGACCGACGACACGGGTCGTCTCCGTTCGACGGAGTCCAATCCGGTCGACGCGATCCCGCTGAAATGCACTCGGGTACAGGTTCATTCAATCGTCTCCGTTCCGTGTTCAATCGCTTCCACAGCGTCACCGGGCATCGTGCCTGCCGCGGGTTGAGGTTCGTGCGTGCCCGGCGCCGCCTGGACCGTGCCGCCTTCCCCCATCGGAATTCGTCGAACGCCGCCGCGTTCGTCGAAGACCAATTGCTCGACCGCGCCGCCACGCCGAAGTTCAACGACATGGGTCTTCGGTGGTTCGACCTTTGCGACTTTCACCTGCTTCTTGGGCTTGGCGGGTTTAGCCGGCGCTTCCTGTTGTTCAAGCATCTTCGTCAACATCTTTGCGAAGAACGAATCTCCCGGATCGGACTCCGCTCCGCGCAGCGCGATTCGGATTCCGCCTTTTGTCGTCCCGATCGCGGCATTGAGTTTCTGAACATCTTCGGGAGCCAGGAACAGCGTGACCGTCTTTGCAAGCTGCGGTCCGCCCTTGCTTTTTCCACCTTCCGGCGCACCGGTGTTGAGGGACTGGCCCACCGCACCGACTTCGACGTTCGAGAGCACCAATCGGGACGTGGTGCCGCCGTCGTTTGTCCGAATGACCGTGGATACGTCCACGCGGCTGCCGGGAGTAATGAACCCTGATACCGATGTTTCCTCCGTCACCTTCACGCTCACCGCCCGATGTCCCGGCGGAATCTGAGCGCTCAGACCCGGCAGCGCGCCAGGCGGCGCGAGCATCGCCCGGGTGACGGGAATGCCAGCCGGGATCTGCATTTTCGTGACTCGGCCGACCAGGGACTTCTGGTCCTTAAAAGCATCGGCCGGTACGAGGCTCATCGGCACCTGCTTGGTGGTGAGCATGTTCTCGGTGATCGCCATCGCGGCATCGATGGACCTCGCTGCCATGTAGACGGTGGCCTTGTCTTCCTGGGCGCCTTTCGCCTTCTGGACCATGTCGAGCCCCATCTTGATTGCGAAGAAGCCGACTGCTAAGCCGATGACCAGCGGAATCAGTGTCTTGGGTTTCATTGTCTTAAACCTCTAGCTGCCAAAGTCAGTGAAAACAGACCCGACTTGCCCCCCATGGCAAGACGCGAATCACATCACGGAGCGACGCCGGTACCGGACGGATCGACCGATACACCTTCACGTCGCATGGTGGTTGTTGAACCAATGTCGAAAGAGCCGCCACCGAGCAGGCTGCCGGTGAAGCTCACGCGATTAAGCGGAATGGAGACCGAGACCCAAACCTCCGTGTCGGAGGGGCCCAGCGAGGCGACGTTGCTGTCCACCTCATAGCCATCCAGACCGACCGACTCCATCGCGGCATCGACCGCGAAATTGACGTCGCTCATGGTGCCGCCCGGCAGCGAGGCGGCGCGAGCGCCCTCGCGGGACGCCATGGTCACGGTCTGCCGGACGAGAAAGGCGTAACCCACTTCCATCATTCCAAGCATCGCCACGACCAGAACCGGCGCGACGACCGCCGTCTCGACCACCGCCGCCGCCCGTCGAAGGTGTTTCGTTCGTTTTCTCATTCCCAGTCTCATTGCAGTCCCCCCCAACCATTAGAAGTTCGTAAACAGCACGCACAGTGTTCCGAGTGTCAAAGGTATGGCGTATGGCATCTTCCCGCTGGACTGGCTGAGTTCGCGGACCGAGCCGAACTCGCTGAACGCGGTCTGCACCGAGCCGACCTTTCGCATTACGATGCCGAGATTCAAATACGTCTGCATCCAACGTTTCTGACAGGCGATCATGCCCACGGCCAGGACGCCGCCGAACACACCGCCAAACAGCAGTGATTGAACGGTCAGAGACGGCCCCATCCATGCACCGATCGCCGCCATGAACTTGACATCTCCCGCGCCCATCGCCCGAATCGCCCACAACAAGAAGAGGGCTCCGAATCCCACGGCCGCCCCACCCACCGACATGGCCAGCCCGCTCAAGCCACCGAGCCAGCAATGGACGGCGACGCCCGCGGCGAAGATCGAGGCGTTGAGCCAGTTTGGCACGCGATGACGCCGGTAGTCGTTCCAGCTCGCAAAGAGCATTGCCGGAACGAGCGCCGCCAGCACCGCCTGTTCAAACCCGCCAAGATTCATACCCGCACCTTGTTTGCAGCTTCCCCGACCGAACCTGTTGAAAACTCTCGCATTCAAGTTCTTTTCAGGCAAATCGACCGAGCGGATTTCCAACGATTCGGTTATCTGCCCTTCTGCGAATTCGGCTCGCCGCACCGGGAAGATGAGTTCGTTGAGCCCGTAACGCGGCAGGACCGCTAACACCGCTATCCGACGCGCGTTTCCGGTCCGCAAACTCGCCGAATGAATTGGCGCCTGCCCGATCGAACAGATCATGGAATGATCGATTCAACCAGGAGCATGCAGCCGTTTCGCCTCACCGAGCGATTCGGATGGGCTTTCAAGCCGGCAACGCGCCGGCTGCATGTGCGACCAGGCCCATGCCGTTCGATCCGCGACTTGTGTCAAGTGCGCGGCACGGACCTTCGGAATGAACGCTCGGCGAGCGGGGGTTCGCGCCCCCGCCCGCCTGCGTTGGATTCGCTTCAACTTTGAGCCGCTCCAGGCTCACTCGTTTGTCGGCCGATCCCTGGCCGACCGGTTCCGCATCAAGCCGAATTACGGCATCGCGGCTTCGATATCGACGAACACGTCAGAGACCTTCTCGCCGAGGGCGCTGATGCCGGCGAGCGAGATCACGATGATCAGTGCCAACATGACGGCGTATTCCGTCGCAGTGGCGCCCTCTTCATCGCGAATGAACGACTTGACGCAGTTGATGATCGACTTCATAGCTAAGCTCCTTTTCCCGCAGACTCGGACGCAGCCGCCGTCTGCACGGCGTCGTTGGCGATGTCCAGCCGCCCACGAAGCCCCCCAAAAACCCGTCTCGCCGTTTCGCCGGAGAGACCTGAACGATCGACAGCGTCCTTACTGCCGACTCCCTAACCGCAGGGAAATTGCCTCCACCGCCAGGACACTCCGGTCCCACGATGCACGAGGCAGTAAACTCTTTTCAGGAGAGGCCCGATTGCCGCAACACTCCAAGGGCGGCAATTCCCGGCGGGAACTTTTGTCCCGCACCGTCAAGGTTATGTGCCCCGTGTCATGGAGCGTCACAACCCGCACGGTGTCTTCGCCTCTATCCCAGCACTGGGATCGACGAAAGACTAACCAAACATAAGAAACACAAACCGGTCGGGCAAACGAACGACGACGATTTTCTTTTTCCAATAGTTCTGATCGGACGAACCCGTGAAAACCCTGCATCGCAACACTGAAAAAAGGCTCAGGCCGATAGTTATCGCGCCTTGGGCGAACCTTCTCCGTGCGTCTCAATCGAGCGCAAGTCGGAGCCGCGGCATCGCACGACCAGGGAATAGGAAGGAAGGTGAGTTGTAGAAATTGCTGCTCAGCCCGGCGATCGGCCGTGTGCCGTCTCTCGGGCACCCAGCCAGACCAGCACGCGCCGTCGAAGCAAAGTGAAAGGACGAAAGACCCGTCGATGCCACGCGATCCAGAATGGCGCTTTACCGGTCCTTTGGAAGGTCGCCTCATCCAATTGGTCCGGACGCAGCCGGCGCCAATGTTTCATCAAATGATATCGATCCGATTGTTGAAGGACGCCGAGCATCCATCGGGCCGGCCAGGTCCGCCCGAGCCAGCCGTCAAACTTCCATGAAATCTGGAAATCGATGAGATGTGGCATCCCGTCGTCCCCGACGAGCACATTCTCGCGTTTCTCCAAATCGACATACGCCATATTCCGTGAGTGAATCTCTCCGAGCAGTTTCTCGAGTCGCGGGAAGAACTCATCGCCGGGACGATCTTCCCGACCCAGCGGCCGCCCCGGGACATACGCACGCACCAAACCGGTCCGAAGCACCGTACCGAGACACTCCGGAACGCCCTCGCAGCCAGCGACCGCACGGAGCATTCGACTTTCGCGTTTCATCAACACTAATCCGATGAAAGAGACCGGAATTCCCATGATCGGCGCCTGCCGCCCGATCTTCACGACCACTTTTCGCCCGGCCCCTTCGTACAGACCCGTGCCGGCAAAAAAGTCGTGTTTGTAGGTCTGAATATGAATGAACGTCTCGCCGTTCAGAGTGACTTTGGATGGCAGATCGCGGTGCCCCAGCGCCCGCAACCAGCCCGGGGGGTTTGTCTTGGATACACCGGTGGATTTCCGAGAGTGAGCCATAGCGGTATAAAACTATATTATAAATGACTTTGTGAATTTTCGAGCCAAAGATTTTTTGGGATTGATCCAACTGAAACTACACCCCGTTCCGTGAAAATTGGTTTCAACGATCCTATCATAAGGACGCAGGGCGCGCCAGTCAGACAGATCTTGACTTGCGACACTGCACGATTTATCGTCCAATGGATAGCTACTGAGGATCAGCGACTATGCTCCGCAAGAAAACCGCCACGTATGCGCTGCTCGCAATCTACGAGATCGCGCAGCAAAACAACGGATCAAAATCACCCGCCGGGGTGAGGGCCGGCGACATAGCCAATAAGCACAATCTGCCGAAAGCGTACGCCGCCAAAATACTGAGCCAGCTCGCCAACGCGGGAATTCTACACTCCGACCGAGGCCCCCGAGGTGGATTCCGGCTGAATCGAGCTCCAGAGACCATCTCACTTTATGACGTCTTCGACGGCGTCGGCGCGTTCATTTCCTTTGAAAAACAGGACGAGCATTTCCAGAGTATGCCTTCCGCCGTCCAGACCACGATGAGCCGAGCCCATGATGACGCACATGTCCGACTCAAGGAACTCTTTGCGGGCACGTCACTGGTTGACCTGCTCGACAGCCAACTCGCAGTCGCGAGTCACACTTGAGCGCCGCGGGCATTCGGGTGAGTGTCTCAGCCGTGGCGTGAATCTTCCGCCGCGACTTTGACCTTGCGTCCCATGGCTTCCTGCGCTTTGGAGACTCGGACATACAGCACGCCGTCCTTGAAATTCGCGGAGACCGAATTCTCATCGACTGGCGCATCGAATTCAGTCCTTCTGCAGAAGCTCCCGAATCGACATTCACGCCGGATGATTCGGTTGCCCTCGGCCACGTTCTCCGGCGCGCGCTTCGTTCCCTTGATCGTCAACGTCGGC from Phycisphaerae bacterium encodes the following:
- a CDS encoding CpaF family protein → MFGKSKIPTLKVPKSPTAESGDGTASTPSSDVALKATAVVPRPGGKAGADKSDEFYALKTRIHKKLVDTLDLAEIGRRKGDEVKEEVRQVIVNLCEEENVLLNFSERQRLVTEILNETFGLGPLEALLADPHVSDILINGPKQVYVERKGRLQLSQVTFKDNSHLLHVIDKIVSSIGRRCDEVSPMVDARLKDGSRVNAVIPPLAIDGPSMSIRRFGTDPITWDDYLKFGSITKEMVDFLRACVISHMNILIVGGTGSGKTTLLNNLSSFIPDTERIVTIEDAAELQLRQPHIVRLETRPPNIEGKGQVAIRDLLINSLRMRPDRIVVGECRGPETLDMLQAMNTGHDGSLTTIHANSVRDAVQRVETMVMMAGYDLPVKAIRQQFASAIHLLVNANRLTGGPRKVMCIAEVQGMEGDAVTIQEIFKFEQLGIDSLGKAYGQFIATGLRPGFLDRLKYSGVDLDPSIFERRVLYKDSPTL
- the cpaB gene encoding Flp pilus assembly protein CpaB; this encodes MKPKTLIPLVIGLAVGFFAIKMGLDMVQKAKGAQEDKATVYMAARSIDAAMAITENMLTTKQVPMSLVPADAFKDQKSLVGRVTKMQIPAGIPVTRAMLAPPGALPGLSAQIPPGHRAVSVKVTEETSVSGFITPGSRVDVSTVIRTNDGGTTSRLVLSNVEVGAVGQSLNTGAPEGGKSKGGPQLAKTVTLFLAPEDVQKLNAAIGTTKGGIRIALRGAESDPGDSFFAKMLTKMLEQQEAPAKPAKPKKQVKVAKVEPPKTHVVELRRGGAVEQLVFDERGGVRRIPMGEGGTVQAAPGTHEPQPAAGTMPGDAVEAIEHGTETIE
- a CDS encoding Flp family type IVb pilin, encoding MKSIINCVKSFIRDEEGATATEYAVMLALIIVISLAGISALGEKVSDVFVDIEAAMP
- a CDS encoding type II and III secretion system protein family protein, translating into MNLYPSAFQRDRVDRIGLRRTETTRVVGPARLAATLSVLCLGFSSAVFAGDPPAKSDPDAGMAANRPTSIAQANDDAATALRGGDSTSVRSNPEPASADSFIESVHVDRENAERVRVSRNSTAVINLKQKADGVQVADPNIADFYLVSPTRIVVSGKTYGSTQLLLRFGDQQKTFHIDVELDMSALTSFIASNAPTSRIEARSVNGVIMLTGTVPDADTAAKIVGMAGLVQGGEVRSNLTVAGVQQTMLRVVVAEVNKEASRQLGVNWAVGASDWSRDFFFANNVANINPTVFSSSGLANVLTGQQLYGVAGVGNGPNTNITFGFPKAEFQVFLNALRENGLARTLAEPNLVAISGQTASFLAGGEVPIPVAQAGASAGAITVEYREFGVRLGFTPTILNGQIIRLHVMSEVSEAVPTTTVVGGFPLFTFTTRRVESTIECGNGQTFAIAGLLNDRIRANASKIPGLGDLPVLGAMFSSTAYERSMTELVVLVTPQLVEPLDPQQVPPPPGSLMTEPTDFELFGLQKLEGQPLARSESDEVPRERYPVKTRPGGTSRWPTSQFALRGPWGLADFEEK
- a CDS encoding response regulator, producing the protein MAQTVRTIVFTSNESEAPELRRSLTSLPYFRIVAELDEPSLLPQAVMQFPCDLLLADLDPNPAVVLECLRQLREARSDLPIFAISRQSDGEVVLRAMKSGVKEYLLKPLNLDELQAAVSRIISANPGKKEPGKLISMMGSAGGVGCTTIATNLGVELADIVGPDERVVVVDLDFRFGHVATLLDVQGQYTVADLCSTPEELDPEMVLRALIKHESGVYVLRRPHSFAQAEMITAAHCANVFTSLQSLCAYVVVDGPTRHDPGGRAVLDAADFNFMLLQLLVTSVRNTDRMVQELSAQGFNPERISFLVNRLGRESAHLDVEQVESILNRPMFAAISDDWKVISSSINIGQPLKLYAERSKIRQEIHELAQRIHSPEKFTNGDPKNKGGLLGRIFGGKPGSGAKAGAAAASV
- a CDS encoding VWA domain-containing protein, with the protein product MIQTVLFGGTVGLGVAALAIDTGLMYSAKQELQSAADAAALAAASQLGATENATGLATAEAKKFAKFNNVMGEDADLVDADVTFGHAELIGNRYEFHEGELPFDSVRVHLKRDQTVSDGPVSLLFAKTFGMTGARLQASAVAMLVPRDIAMVVDLSGSMNDDSELRHHKRFASEKAGYIDGVQINLKEIWLALPVAKGKPGVKNGANPSAPASTCAAGDNQPSNGAGKPQAAGGHPDAGEEPSGGSLNPKGPRWGWMTSFGDPIVLGSYNAASDSGLYRIPRSSTTTDADVIANLTEAGYSAAERTALLSSTYDSDTNHFKRRVRVLLGLAGWKSGMSGGKYTGTGNGDTKVDSGELTHTVAYPFNSGSWDAYIDYVRSTSTQMAVTDSSLVHRYGIKTFVNFLLESQESNSETPELKNTPEEPLFSVKNAVQTMIDELIYLETQDHVSLETFAQYGQHRMDLCVPGLGESLEDKLQEIPDELRKYQAGHDTPYTNIGAGLDRGIQELTSNRARTAASKVMILLTDGKPNVAQNGSVTGNNSSGALSWVADRADLAKSKGITIYTVGVGGDVDDELLSDTATSANHYYYADNSPDPSNGNQPLYINQLKQIFKELGGKRPVRLIQ
- a CDS encoding prepilin peptidase, whose product is MNLGGFEQAVLAALVPAMLFASWNDYRRHRVPNWLNASIFAAGVAVHCWLGGLSGLAMSVGGAAVGFGALFLLWAIRAMGAGDVKFMAAIGAWMGPSLTVQSLLFGGVFGGVLAVGMIACQKRWMQTYLNLGIVMRKVGSVQTAFSEFGSVRELSQSSGKMPYAIPLTLGTLCVLFTNF
- a CDS encoding Hsp20/alpha crystallin family protein, which encodes MAGFQFPSDIPFSVQELRNEFDRLVDRVWHGGLSTAPLDGQDWAPRMDVTEQTDGYLIRVEIPGITPDDIEVSILKPTLTIKGTKRAPENVAEGNRIIRRECRFGSFCRRTEFDAPVDENSVSANFKDGVLYVRVSKAQEAMGRKVKVAAEDSRHG
- a CDS encoding pilus assembly protein, which encodes MRKRTKHLRRAAAVVETAVVAPVLVVAMLGMMEVGYAFLVRQTVTMASREGARAASLPGGTMSDVNFAVDAAMESVGLDGYEVDSNVASLGPSDTEVWVSVSIPLNRVSFTGSLLGGGSFDIGSTTTMRREGVSVDPSGTGVAP
- a CDS encoding Rrf2 family transcriptional regulator, whose amino-acid sequence is MLRKKTATYALLAIYEIAQQNNGSKSPAGVRAGDIANKHNLPKAYAAKILSQLANAGILHSDRGPRGGFRLNRAPETISLYDVFDGVGAFISFEKQDEHFQSMPSAVQTTMSRAHDDAHVRLKELFAGTSLVDLLDSQLAVASHT